One Pempheris klunzingeri isolate RE-2024b chromosome 22, fPemKlu1.hap1, whole genome shotgun sequence DNA segment encodes these proteins:
- the LOC139222244 gene encoding resistance to inhibitors of cholinesterase protein 3 isoform X1 translates to MFPWQLRSDLLKTSFRKQNFLKTSFIDMSLVELEKQLLSTHSQHDPKNPSPSVCPHHVPGTAGTGPGAVRGHPINMNAPGSPQTPENMQQMKKLMEQELKSDKYKSNSNKGYVFTLMPLYAIGVGVFAAYKFLKIKSADDQAQKDKFAKGAKKSVEAENQLNELEQRLAQTERMLNSILTQLDPLTNCVKSVAQEQKNEIMSQLQTIRYLMKKRGMDCPPLNVNEASCESNLDDLIESLGSNDTSTADASLVDRQTSAGAAGASERVHQKHAEAQDEAATEGEEMKELMPQDSDGEAEEEQDTEESSEDEKEGKEGLEDSELMPSLEGSYEANIEEVGAEQPASGLRRRNRPE, encoded by the exons atgtttccatggcaacttAGGTCAGACCTACTTAAAACCTCCTTTAGGAAACAGAATTTCCTGAAAACAAGCTTTATTGACATGAGCCTGGTTGAACTGGAAAAGCAACTGCTAAGCACTCACAGTCAGCATGACCCAAAAAACCCCTCACCATCTGTTTGTCCCCATCATGTGCCTGGAACAGCGGGGACGGGGCCGGGGGCAGTCAGAGGTCATCCCATCAACATGAACGCCCCCGGTTCACCTCAGACCCCCGAGAACATGCAGCAGATGAAGAAGCTGATGGAGCAAGAGCTGAAGAGTGACAAGTACAAGTCCAACAGCAACAAGGGCTACGTGTTCACCCTGATGCCTCTCTACGCCATCGGGGTCGGAGTGTTTGCAGCTTACAAGTTTTTGAAG ATCAAGTCCGCTGATGACCAGGCACAAAAGGACAAATTTGCAAAAGGAGCCAAGAAATCAGTGGAGGCAG AGAACCAGTTGAACGAGCTGGAACAACGGCTCGCACAAACAGAGAGGATGCTCAACTCCATCCTCACCCAGCTGGACCCGCTCACTAACTG TGTGAAGTCGGTGGCTCAGGAACAGAAGAACGAGATCATGTCTCAACTCCAGACCATCCGCTACCTGATGAAGAAGAGAGGAATGGACTGTCCGCCGCTGAATGTCAATG AGGCTTCCTGTGAAAGTAACCTGGACGACCTCATCGAGTCGCTGGGATCCAACGACACCTCGACAGCGGATGCTTCACTGGTGGACAGGCAGAcctctgcaggagcagcaggggcTTCAGAAAGAGTCCATCAGAAGCATGCGGAGGCTCAAGATGAAGCTGCAACTGAAGgtgaggagatgaaggagctcATGCCACAGGACTCTGATGGGGAAGCGGAGGAAGAACAGGATACGGAGGAATCGTCGGAGGACGAGAAAGAGGGGAAGGAAGGATTAGAGGACTCTGAGCTCATGCCTTCACTAGAAGGCTCATATGAGGCAAACATTGAGGAGGTTGGAGCGGAGCAGCCGGCCTCAGGCCTCAGGCGACGCAACAGGCCCGAATGA
- the krr1 gene encoding KRR1 small subunit processome component homolog: MASSTMEDGVSEAQTGKKAQKTKNQVDESELLTVPDGWKEPAFSREDNPRGLLEESSFATLFPKYREAYLKECWPLVDKALAEAHVKASLDLIEGSITVSTTKKTFDPYAIVRARDLIKLLARSVPFEQAVRILQDDVACDIIKIGTLVRNRERFVKRRQRLIGPKGSTLKALELLTNCYVMVQGNTVSALGPFSGLKEVRKVVMDTMKNIHPIYNIKTLMIKRELSKDPELRIQSWERFLPKFRHKNLTKRKEPKKKSVKKEYTPFPPSQPESKVDKELATGEFFLRDSVKKRKKMEEIKVKQAEALTKKQEERNRAFIPPKEKPLLKKSTKAPTDGKLDIEAIKEKVKKAKTKKLGAPPVNPAPPTNSTTTKKKKNKGKNKG, encoded by the exons ATGGCGTCCTCCACGATGGAAGACGGCGTGAGTGAAGCACAAACGGGGAAAAAAGcccaaaagacaaaaaaccaAG TGGATGAGTCTGAGCTCCTGACAGTTCCTGATGGATGGAAAGAGCCTGCGTTCAGCAGAGAGGACAACCCCCGggggctgctggaggagagcagcTTCGCCACCCTCTTCCCTAAGTACAGAGAAGCCTACCTGAAGGAGTGCTGGCCGCTCGTGGACAAGGCCTTAGCAGAGGCA CACGTCAAAGCGTCTCTGGACCTGATAGAGGGAAGCATCACAGTCTCCACCACTAAGAAGACGTTTGACCCGTACGCCATCGTGAGAGCCAGAGACCTCATCAAGCTGCTGGCCAGGAGCGTCCCCTTCGAACAG GCTGTGCGGATACTGCAGGATGACGTAGCATGTGACATCATCAAAATCGGGACCCTGGTGAGGAACAGAGAGCGGTTTGTGAAGCGAAGACAGAGGCTGATTGGCCCCAAAGGCTCCACTCTGAAA GCGTTAGAACTGCTGACCAACTGCTATGTGATGGTGCAGGGCAACACCGTGTCGGCCCTGGGGCCCTTCAGCGGCCTGAAGGAG gtccgcaaagtggtgatggACACGATGAAGAACATTCATCCCATCTACAACATCAAG ACGCTGATGATTAAACGGGAGCTGTCCAAAGATCCAGAGCTGCGGATACAGAGCTGGGAGCGCTTCCTGCCCAAGTTCCGTCACAAGAACCTGACCAAGCGCAAGGAGCCCAAAAAGAAGAGCGTGAAGAAGGAGTACACCCCGTTCCCCCCATCCCAGCCGGAGAGCAAG GTTGACAAGGAGCTGGCCACAGGAGAATTCTTCCTGCGTGATAGCgtgaaaaagaggaagaagatggaaGAGATCAAG GTGAAACAAGCAGAGGCGCTGACCAAGAAGCAGGAAGAGCGCAACAGAGCTTTCATTCCTCCTAAAGAGAAGCCTCTATTGAAGAAAAGCACCAAAG CTCCCACAGACGGCAAGCTAGACATCGAAGCCATCAAGGAGAAAGTGAAGAAAGCCAAAACCAAGAAACTGGGGGCTCCACCAGTCAACCCAGCCCCCCCCACCAACAGCACCAccaccaaaaagaaaaagaacaagggAAAAAACAAAGGCTAA
- the LOC139222244 gene encoding coiled-coil domain-containing protein 107 isoform X2, whose product MVLSASQQVALAFTAVLFTFVVLPRLAGVGGGTGAKESRFDRKAGTGPGAVRGHPINMNAPGSPQTPENMQQMKKLMEQELKSDKYKSNSNKGYVFTLMPLYAIGVGVFAAYKFLKIKSADDQAQKDKFAKGAKKSVEAENQLNELEQRLAQTERMLNSILTQLDPLTNCVKSVAQEQKNEIMSQLQTIRYLMKKRGMDCPPLNVNEASCESNLDDLIESLGSNDTSTADASLVDRQTSAGAAGASERVHQKHAEAQDEAATEGEEMKELMPQDSDGEAEEEQDTEESSEDEKEGKEGLEDSELMPSLEGSYEANIEEVGAEQPASGLRRRNRPE is encoded by the exons ATGGTGCTGTCCGCGTCCCAGCAGGTCGCCCTGGCGTTCACCGCCGTGCTCTTCACGTTCGTCGTCCTGCCCAGGCTGGCGGGGGTGGGCGGCGGGACGGGGGCGAAGGAGAGCAGATTTGACAGGAAAG CGGGGACGGGGCCGGGGGCAGTCAGAGGTCATCCCATCAACATGAACGCCCCCGGTTCACCTCAGACCCCCGAGAACATGCAGCAGATGAAGAAGCTGATGGAGCAAGAGCTGAAGAGTGACAAGTACAAGTCCAACAGCAACAAGGGCTACGTGTTCACCCTGATGCCTCTCTACGCCATCGGGGTCGGAGTGTTTGCAGCTTACAAGTTTTTGAAG ATCAAGTCCGCTGATGACCAGGCACAAAAGGACAAATTTGCAAAAGGAGCCAAGAAATCAGTGGAGGCAG AGAACCAGTTGAACGAGCTGGAACAACGGCTCGCACAAACAGAGAGGATGCTCAACTCCATCCTCACCCAGCTGGACCCGCTCACTAACTG TGTGAAGTCGGTGGCTCAGGAACAGAAGAACGAGATCATGTCTCAACTCCAGACCATCCGCTACCTGATGAAGAAGAGAGGAATGGACTGTCCGCCGCTGAATGTCAATG AGGCTTCCTGTGAAAGTAACCTGGACGACCTCATCGAGTCGCTGGGATCCAACGACACCTCGACAGCGGATGCTTCACTGGTGGACAGGCAGAcctctgcaggagcagcaggggcTTCAGAAAGAGTCCATCAGAAGCATGCGGAGGCTCAAGATGAAGCTGCAACTGAAGgtgaggagatgaaggagctcATGCCACAGGACTCTGATGGGGAAGCGGAGGAAGAACAGGATACGGAGGAATCGTCGGAGGACGAGAAAGAGGGGAAGGAAGGATTAGAGGACTCTGAGCTCATGCCTTCACTAGAAGGCTCATATGAGGCAAACATTGAGGAGGTTGGAGCGGAGCAGCCGGCCTCAGGCCTCAGGCGACGCAACAGGCCCGAATGA
- the glipr1a gene encoding glioma pathogenesis-related protein 1 gives MGSTAGMLLWAWILLDLGVCSVSLPEITDRSFIDECVREHNRARSAVTPPASNMLTMTWDEDLARTARAWAERCVFKHSPDVSRVHPLLSSVGENIWAGYPPSDFAVTSAMKDWVNEKQHYGYESNSCNKVCGHYTQVVWANSHKVGCAAQLCLSGVTNTKFATKEGVIFVCNYAPMGNVNRRRPYDSLGAACSGCEGTCVDNLCNSNYVAGGTNYVAILIVRPLGVIFTFITAYAVRHFYPDVFCYE, from the exons ATGGGGAGCACGGCGGGGATGTTACTGTGGGCCTGGATTCTCCTAGACTTGGGGGTGTGTTCAGTGTCACTGCCAGAAATCACTGACAGGAGCTTCATCGATGAATGTGTGAGGGAGCACAACAGGGCGCGGTCAGCGGTCACCCCACCTGCAAGTAACATGCTGACCATG ACTTGGGACGAGGACTTGGCCAGGACCGCGAGAGCGTGGGCAGAACGCTGTGTGTTTAAACACAGCCCAGACGTCAGCCGCgtgcatcctctcctctcctcggtAGGAGAAAACATATGGGCGGGCTACCCTCCATCGGATTTTGCTGTGACGAGTGCCATGAAGGACTGGgtgaatgaaaaacaacactACGGCTATGAAAGCAACAGCTGCAACAAAGTCTGTGGTCACTACACTCAG GTTGTGTGGGCCAACAGCCACAAGGTCGGCTGTGCTGCCCAGCTGTGCCTGAGTGgtgtcacaaacacaaagtttGCTACCAAAGAGGGCGTCATTTTTGTTTGCAACTATGCTCCAAT GGGGAACGTAAACAGAAGACGACCGTATGACTCTCTGGGAGCAGCCTGCTCTGGGTGTGAAGGAACCTGTGTGGACAATCTCTGCA ATTCCAACTATGTGGCTGGCGGAACCAactatgtggccattttgattGTCCGGCCCCTCGGAGtcatcttcaccttcatcaCAGCGTATGCAGTCCGCCACTTTTACCCCGACGTCTTCTGCTATGaatag